Proteins found in one Paralichthys olivaceus isolate ysfri-2021 chromosome 19, ASM2471397v2, whole genome shotgun sequence genomic segment:
- the hsdl1 gene encoding inactive hydroxysteroid dehydrogenase-like protein 1, producing the protein MAAVDSFQLLLGEVSRWCRSYCDTLALVGAVYAASRAVVLLRGCCSVVRVHVLPRVLPSQKLTRRYGDWAVVYGASEPVAGAYAEELAKQGVSIIFVTHDQMDVRDASACLSESYGVETVVVHADFSQNQAASSLVKEAMRGKDIGFLVTCVDEALTSPQSLVEIPEQGLLDMVNKNVAVATLMARLVLPGMVERSRGAVVNISSGACCRPLPGRVALTASTGYLDHFSRALHLEYSGKGIFVQSLIPFQIASSKRQPSTSTSSGEGWFVPEPDVYAHHAISTLGVSSRTTGYWPHTLQYGLMRCIPEWIWVLGSRLLISTI; encoded by the exons ATGGCGGCGGTGGACAGCTTCCAGCTGCTGCTCGGGGAGGTGTCCCGGTGGTGCAGGTCTTACTGCGACACCCTGGCCCTGGTGGGGGCTGTGTACGCGGCCAGCAGGGCGGTGGTGCTGCTCAGAGGCTGCTGCTCGGTGGTCAGGGTCCACGTCCTGCCGAGGGTCCTCCCGAGCCAGAAGCTGACCCGCAGATATGGAGACTGGGCCGTCGTCTACG GAGCGTCGGAGCCAGTGGCCGGAGCGTACGCAGAGGAGCTGGCCAAGCAGGGTGTCAGCATCATCTTTGTCACTCACGACCAGATGGACGTCAGGGACGCCTCTGCCTGCCTCTCCGAGAGCTACGGGGTGGAAACTGTTGTTGTCCACGCTGACTTCTCTCAGAACCAGGCAGCCAGCAGTCTTGTCAAAGAAGCCATGAGGGGCAAAGATATCGGCTTCCTGGTGACCTGTGTGGACGAGGCTCTCACTTCCCCCCAGAGTCTGGTTGAAATTCCTGAGCAGGGCCTGTTGGATATGGTGAATAAGAATGTGGCGGTCGCTACTCTGATGGCCCGGTTGGTGCTGCCCGGGATGGTGGAGCGCAGCAGAGGAGCTGTGGTCAATATATCATCGGGTGCCTGCTGCAGACCTCTGCCTGGAAGAGTGGCACTCACGGCCTCCACT GGCTACCTGGATCATTTCTCCAGAGCTCTTCACCTCGAGTACAGTGGTAAAGGGATCTTTGTTCAAAGTCTGATTCCCTTCCAG ATAGCGTCAAGCAAGCGACAACCATCAACATCGACATCATCAGGTGAAGGCTGGTTTGTGCCAGAACCAGACGTTTACGCTCACCACGCCATCTCCACCTTGGGCGTGTCCAGTCGGACCACAGGATACTGGCCTCACACACTGCAG TATGGATTGATGAGGTGTATTCCAGAGTGGATTTGGGTTCTCGGATCTCGTCTGCTCATCAGTACAATCTAG